In one window of Orcinus orca chromosome 17, mOrcOrc1.1, whole genome shotgun sequence DNA:
- the ADCK5 gene encoding uncharacterized aarF domain-containing protein kinase 5 isoform X10, with product MGVPRWRCPPAPIPSLYTCGQNSPGYLEVMSACHQRAADALVAGAISNGGLYVKLGQGLCSFNHLLPPEYIKTLRVLEDRALTRGFREVDELFLEDFRAPPHELFQEFDYQPIAAASLAQVHRARLHDGTVVAVKVRGAPAGRRGGHPGAGGQSSLQPPVQVQYIDLRDRFDGDIHTLELLLRLVELMHPSFGFSWVLQDLKGTLAQELDFENEGRNAERCARELQHFRYVVVPRVHWDVSGKRVLTAEFCEGCKVNDVEAIKTMGLAVRDVAEKLIQAFAEQIFYTGFVHSDPHPGNVLVRKGPDGKGQLVLLDHGLYQFLDEKDRSALCQLWRAVILRDEAAMKAQAAELGVQDYFLFSEVLMQRPVRLGQLWRSHLLSREEAAYMQDMAREHFEEVMAVLKALPRSMLLVLRNLNTVRAINTALGAPVDRYFLMAKSAVRAWSRLAGATSQNTYGASLLRHIRVIWESFKFEVALRLETLSMRITALLVRVLVHLGLMPKTKGLYEYLEI from the exons ATGGGGGTGCCCAGGTGGAGGTGCCCGCCCGCCCCCATCCCTTCCCTCTATACCTGTGGTCAGAACAGCCCGGGGTACTTGGAGGTGATGTCTGCATGTCACCAGCGGGCGGCTGACGCCCTGGTGGCTGGGGCCATCAGCAACGGGGGCCTCTACGTGAAGCTGGGCCAGGGGCTGTGCTCCTTCAACCACCTGCTGCCCCCCGAGTACATCAAGACACTGCGGGTGCTGGAGGACAGGGCTCTCACGCGGGGCTTCCGGGAG GTGGATGAGCTGTTCCTCGAAGACTTCCGGGCCCCGCCCCACGAGCTCTTCCAGGAGTTTGACTACCAGCCCATCGCAGCAGCGAGCCTGGCCCAGGTGCACCGCGCCAGGCTGCACGACGGCACCGTGGTGGCCGTGAAGGTACGCGGGGCCCCCGCGGGGCGCCGCGGGGGGCATCCGGGCGCCGGTGGCCAGTCCTCCCTGCAGCCTCCCGTGCAGGTGCAGTACATCGACCTGCGGGACCGCTTCGACGGCGACATCCACACCCTGGAGCTCCTGCTGCGGCTCGTTGAGCTCATGCACCCCAGCTTCGGCTTCAGCTGGGTCCTCCAG GACCTGAAGGGGACCCTGGCCCAGGAGCTGGACTTTGAGAACGAGGGCCGCAATGCCGAGCGCTGTGCACGGGAGCTGCAGCACTTCCGCTATGTCGTGGTGCCACGCGTGCACTGGGACGTGTCCGGCAAG CGCGTGCTGACGGCAGAGTTCTGTGAGGGCTGCAAGGTCAACGACGTGGAGGCCATCAAGACCATGGGGCTGGCAGTGCGGGAC GTCGCGGAGAAACTGATCCAGGCCTTTGCCGAGCAGATATTTTACACAGGCTTCGTCCACTCCGACCCCCACCCTGGCAATG TCCTGGTGCGGAAAGGCCCCGATGGGAAGGGACAGCTGGTGCTGCTGGACCACGGGCTGTACCAGTTCCTGGATGAGAA GGATCGGTCAGCCTTGTGCCAGCTGTGGCGGGCCGTCATTCTGAGGGACGAGGCTGCCATGAAGGCGCAGGCGGCTGAGCTCGGGGTGCAAG ACTACTTCCTGTTCTCCGAGGTGCTCATGCAGCGGCCTGTGCGCCTGGGGCAGCTGTGGCGCTCACACCTGCTGAGCCGTGAGGAGGCGGCCTACATGCAGGACATGGCGCGGGAGCACTTCGAGGAGGTCATGGCCGTGCTCAAGGCCCTGCCGCGGTCCATGCTGCTCGTGCTGCGCAACCTCAACACCGTGCGCGCCATCAACACCGCCCTGGGCGCCCCAGTGGACCGCTACTTCCTCATGGCCAAGag CGCAGTCCGGGCCTGGAGTCGCCTGGCGGGCGCCACGAGCCAGAACACCTATGGTGCCAGCCTCCTGCGCCACATCAGGGTCATCTGGGAGTCGTTCAAGTTTGAAGTGGCCCTGAG GCTGGAGACCCTGTCGATGCGGATCACTGCCCTCCTGGTCCGAGTCCTGGTCCACCTGGGCCTCATGCCCAAGACCAAGGGGCTGTACGAGTACCTGGAGATCTAG
- the ADCK5 gene encoding uncharacterized aarF domain-containing protein kinase 5 isoform X12 yields MSACHQRAADALVAGAISNGGLYVKLGQGLCSFNHLLPPEYIKTLRVLEDRALTRGFREVDELFLEDFRAPPHELFQEFDYQPIAAASLAQVHRARLHDGTVVAVKVRGAPAGRRGGHPGAGGQSSLQPPVQVQYIDLRDRFDGDIHTLELLLRLVELMHPSFGFSWVLQDLKGTLAQELDFENEGRNAERCARELQHFRYVVVPRVHWDVSGKRVLTAEFCEGCKVNDVEAIKTMGLAVRDVAEKLIQAFAEQIFYTGFVHSDPHPGNVLVRKGPDGKGQLVLLDHGLYQFLDEKDRSALCQLWRAVILRDEAAMKAQAAELGVQDYFLFSEVLMQRPVRLGQLWRSHLLSREEAAYMQDMAREHFEEVMAVLKALPRSMLLVLRNLNTVRAINTALGAPVDRYFLMAKSAVRAWSRLAGATSQNTYGASLLRHIRVIWESFKFEVALRLETLSMRITALLVRVLVHLGLMPKTKGLYEYLEI; encoded by the exons ATGTCTGCATGTCACCAGCGGGCGGCTGACGCCCTGGTGGCTGGGGCCATCAGCAACGGGGGCCTCTACGTGAAGCTGGGCCAGGGGCTGTGCTCCTTCAACCACCTGCTGCCCCCCGAGTACATCAAGACACTGCGGGTGCTGGAGGACAGGGCTCTCACGCGGGGCTTCCGGGAG GTGGATGAGCTGTTCCTCGAAGACTTCCGGGCCCCGCCCCACGAGCTCTTCCAGGAGTTTGACTACCAGCCCATCGCAGCAGCGAGCCTGGCCCAGGTGCACCGCGCCAGGCTGCACGACGGCACCGTGGTGGCCGTGAAGGTACGCGGGGCCCCCGCGGGGCGCCGCGGGGGGCATCCGGGCGCCGGTGGCCAGTCCTCCCTGCAGCCTCCCGTGCAGGTGCAGTACATCGACCTGCGGGACCGCTTCGACGGCGACATCCACACCCTGGAGCTCCTGCTGCGGCTCGTTGAGCTCATGCACCCCAGCTTCGGCTTCAGCTGGGTCCTCCAG GACCTGAAGGGGACCCTGGCCCAGGAGCTGGACTTTGAGAACGAGGGCCGCAATGCCGAGCGCTGTGCACGGGAGCTGCAGCACTTCCGCTATGTCGTGGTGCCACGCGTGCACTGGGACGTGTCCGGCAAG CGCGTGCTGACGGCAGAGTTCTGTGAGGGCTGCAAGGTCAACGACGTGGAGGCCATCAAGACCATGGGGCTGGCAGTGCGGGAC GTCGCGGAGAAACTGATCCAGGCCTTTGCCGAGCAGATATTTTACACAGGCTTCGTCCACTCCGACCCCCACCCTGGCAATG TCCTGGTGCGGAAAGGCCCCGATGGGAAGGGACAGCTGGTGCTGCTGGACCACGGGCTGTACCAGTTCCTGGATGAGAA GGATCGGTCAGCCTTGTGCCAGCTGTGGCGGGCCGTCATTCTGAGGGACGAGGCTGCCATGAAGGCGCAGGCGGCTGAGCTCGGGGTGCAAG ACTACTTCCTGTTCTCCGAGGTGCTCATGCAGCGGCCTGTGCGCCTGGGGCAGCTGTGGCGCTCACACCTGCTGAGCCGTGAGGAGGCGGCCTACATGCAGGACATGGCGCGGGAGCACTTCGAGGAGGTCATGGCCGTGCTCAAGGCCCTGCCGCGGTCCATGCTGCTCGTGCTGCGCAACCTCAACACCGTGCGCGCCATCAACACCGCCCTGGGCGCCCCAGTGGACCGCTACTTCCTCATGGCCAAGag CGCAGTCCGGGCCTGGAGTCGCCTGGCGGGCGCCACGAGCCAGAACACCTATGGTGCCAGCCTCCTGCGCCACATCAGGGTCATCTGGGAGTCGTTCAAGTTTGAAGTGGCCCTGAG GCTGGAGACCCTGTCGATGCGGATCACTGCCCTCCTGGTCCGAGTCCTGGTCCACCTGGGCCTCATGCCCAAGACCAAGGGGCTGTACGAGTACCTGGAGATCTAG